The following nucleotide sequence is from Triticum dicoccoides isolate Atlit2015 ecotype Zavitan chromosome 7B, WEW_v2.0, whole genome shotgun sequence.
AAAGGGGTGAAAGGCGACACCCTTACGTGTAGATTACTGGGCGAAAGCGATGTGCTTATGCACAATTTGTCCTCATGTACACCTTTGACCTTGCGTTTTAGCCTTTGGGGATTTTCCAGTGACCAACCTCATATAGCTCCCAGTCTGGAATTTTTGTCACATAAGACCACCTACGTCTTCGTATAGACAGAAAAGACCATCTATGATCCGTATTGACAAAAAAAGTCACCTATGCCATGGCGGCAGGTTCGGCAGCTGAcatgtggcacctgccgccacagcCGACGGTGGCAGCTCGGTTGCAATAGAAATTCGGGTCTGCAACGGAACGGCGACACGCTGGTGGGCCTGCCGCTACTCCTGATGGCTGCCGCTCGTTTTCCTGCTGCTCGCGATAGCATGCATGTGAACGATTACAAGTGGTCCTTTCTGTCACTAGATGAATCGGCCGGTGTGCACGTCAAGTAGTAGTACAGCAATGTCTAGTCTAAGGTGCATCATCATGCACGTACCAACACGACTTTGTAATGGTAGTGTTAAGTGACTGCGTGCACTCTTTGTATCGCGACGTTTCATGGATATGTACTACGTACACCCCTTCTAAATTTGTTCGAGTGCAGGCGGGCAGGTGCATGTGGGTACTGCAAGGGGAATTTTTGTCAGATAAGGAGCTGCCATACATGTAGGAAAAGGAGCTGCCGCCATCGGGAGTGgcggcagggccaccagtgcgtcctaTTCCGTTGCAGACCGGAAATTTCTGTTGCAGCCGAGCTGCCGGCGGCGGCTGTGGCGGCAGGTCTTGCCGCCCCACTGTGGCGGTAGGTGCCACTTGTCGGCTGCCAGGTCTGCCGCCACGGTGTAAATGGTCTTTTTTGTCAATACGGATCGCAGATGGTTCTTTCTGTCAATATGAAAGCGTACATGGTCTTATCTGACAAAAATTCCCAGTCTGACGTGCACGAATTGCATAGTGCTGACAGGAGATGTAACTGGTTGGATCATGCTTGGATGATGCATTCATTCGATAATAATCTCAAGGAAAGCTTGCATCAACAAAACTGGAGTAAATATTTTCAAGCATTGTTTTGGGGGAAGTTGTTCCATGTCATTTTCTTGATCACCTCAATGGAGGTCCCACTGAAAAGGAACATCATATTTTTTGATCAGCTCAATGGAGGTCTCACTGAAAAGGAACATCGTATTTTTTTAGCAGCTCTTTGTTCAGTTTGTATGTCACTTGCTATCTGTTATTCCTTTATGAATGTTTTTTGGTTGATCTGCAGGAGCCATGATACCTGCTGTGAAGCTCTCTCCGGCCGCCTTCTCTGTCACCAATCAACGGTCTAAATCAGCTTTGGTTCCGTCGGTGTCCATTCTCAACATGAAACAAATTGCCTCCTGCTCCCTTAGACCACTCTACCTCACACGGCTAGATGACCCACACACTTCCGAGCTGAAGCCTCGGAGGCAGCTGCTTGACTTCAGGTGTGCAGCTTCAGCGGCTGATGACAAGGAGTCGAAGGCTGAGGTGGTGCCAGCCAGCTCAGAAGCAGCACAAAAGTTGAAGATCTCAATCTATTTTGCGACTTGGTGGGCGCTTAATGTGATCTTTAACATCTATAACAAGAAGGTTCTCAATGCTTTCCCGTATCCCTGGCTCACCTCCACACTATCCCTCGCCTGTGGCTCAGCGATGATGCTCTTCTCATGGGTCACCTGCCTAGTTGAGGCCCCCAAGACTGACTTAGATTTCTGGAAAGCACTCTTCCCGGTGAGTTCGTTCGTTCTGTGGCAACTATTTTATCTGTTGATGGAAATCATGAATCATATTTGTTGTTTGCATTGATGAAGGTTGCTGTGGCTCATACAATTGGACATGTTGCTGCCACAGTGAGCATGTCAAAGGTGGCAGTCTCATTCACACACATTATCAAGAGTGCTGAGCCTGCATTCAGTGTTTTGGTGTCAAGGTTCATTCTCGGAGAGTCATTTCCGATGCCTGTATATCTTTCTCTTCTCCCGATCATTGGTGGTTGTGGTCTAGCTGCTGCGACAGAGCTGAACTTTAATATGATTGGTGAGTATAATTAAGTAAAAATCCTCTTAAGTTGTTTCTCTCGTAT
It contains:
- the LOC119341024 gene encoding glucose-6-phosphate/phosphate translocator 1, chloroplastic-like codes for the protein MIPAVKLSPAAFSVTNQRSKSALVPSVSILNMKQIASCSLRPLYLTRLDDPHTSELKPRRQLLDFRCAASAADDKESKAEVVPASSEAAQKLKISIYFATWWALNVIFNIYNKKVLNAFPYPWLTSTLSLACGSAMMLFSWVTCLVEAPKTDLDFWKALFPVAVAHTIGHVAATVSMSKVAVSFTHIIKSAEPAFSVLVSRFILGESFPMPVYLSLLPIIGGCGLAAATELNFNMIGFMGAMISNLAFVFRNIFSKRGMKGKSVSGMNYYACLSIMSLIILAPFAIAMEGPQMWAAGWQKALADVGPNVLWWIGAQSVFYHLYNQVSYMSLDQISPLTFSIGNTMKRISVIVSSIIIFRTPVRPVNALGAAIAIFGTFLYSQVKAPCM